A region from the Papaver somniferum cultivar HN1 unplaced genomic scaffold, ASM357369v1 unplaced-scaffold_125, whole genome shotgun sequence genome encodes:
- the LOC113331322 gene encoding uncharacterized protein LOC113331322 yields MKNSDEKPFDAEDLNELVEAQNNFNSKEVQLSTLFKGKSRVKWIKEGSANTNYFHTKFKIRQAKNSSSELVASNGDIISDQDKIADEIVHFFQQKFKFQAVSIDESVLSNIPQVITDEDQLMLDAIPEDEETKVTVFSMDPDSSPGPDGFSRCFYRACWHIIKEDVIQAIQFCWRRRFIPNGLNSNFLVLLPKVDGAKNPNQFRPIGFSNVSFKIFTKIISIRMGTLMNKLISPQQAAYVKGRSIQEQILQAFEMVNEMIKKRRGGNVDLKLDISQAYDSVSWHFLFQVL; encoded by the coding sequence ATGAAGAATTCTGATGAGAAGCCTTTtgatgctgaggatttgaatgaaTTGGTTGAAGCtcaaaataattttaattcaAAGGAAGTTCAGTTAAGTACTTTGTTTAAAGGTAAATCCAGAGTTAAGTGGATAAAAGAAGGCTCAGCTAACACCAATTACTTTCATACAAAATTTAAAATTAGGCAAGCTAAAAACAGTAGTAGTGAATTGGTGGCTTCTAATGGTGATATTATCTCAGACCAAGATAAAATTGCAGATGAAATAGTTCATTTTTTTCAGCAGAAATTCAAGTTTCAAGCAGTTTCAATTGATGAATCAGTATTAAGCAATATCCCTCAGGTTATTACAGATGAAGATCAACTTATGCTAGATGCCATTCCagaagatgaggaaactaaagtAACTGTTTTTAGTATGGATCCAGACAGCTCccctggaccagatggttttTCTAGATGTTTTTATAGAGCATGTTGGCATATAATTAAAGAAGATGTGATTCAAGCCATTcaattttgttggagaagaagattcATTCCAAACGGTTTAAATTCTAATTTCCTAGTATTGCTTCCAAAGGTTGATGGTGCTAAAAATCCAAATCAATTCAGACCAATAGGTTTCAGCAATGTGAGTTTTAAAATATTTACAAAGATTATTTCAATCAGAATGGGTACTTTAATGAATAAATTAATATCTCCTCAACAAGCAGCATATGTCAAAGGGAGAAGTATTCAAGAACAGATTCTTCAAGCTTTTGAAATGGTTAATGAAATGATAAAGAAAAGAAGAGGTGGTAATGTGGATCttaagcttgatatctctcaagcTTATGATTCAGTCAGCTGGCATTTCTTGTTTCAAGTTCTTTAA